From Pseudoalteromonas viridis, the proteins below share one genomic window:
- a CDS encoding M1 family metallopeptidase, giving the protein MKLSALTFGLALAGLSHTALSAQAVDEHTYANLNDVISTHLHLDLDVDFADKQLEGFVEHTLEWQNKQARTLVLDTRDLEIDKVMYQGSNGKWHPASFTLAKRDDVKGAKLTIRFKQQAKKARIYYNSLPQASGLQWLTPEQTASKSHPFMYSQSQAIHARSWIPVQDTPAMRVTYSARVNTPKDVRAVMSADNSGALIKDGDYWFDMPQAIPPYLIAIGAGNLEYKEMSHQTAIFAEPQILDASVAEFNDTQAMIDKTNAMYGEYAWGRYDLLMLPPSFPFGGMENPRLSFITPTVVAGDKSLVNLIAHELAHSWSGNLVTNATWEDLWLNEGFTSYVENRIMEEVFGRERAVMEQALDSARLRTVVEELPAPDTRLNLRLNGRDPDDAFSTVPYTKGQLFLIYLEEKFGRNVFDAFVKGYFDAYAFKSLTTAEFVQYIEKHLINKHPGIVSMDKVNEWIHQPGLPADAPNPTSDAFDKVDAATKAWLAGNSTLSAIPTASWTVHEWLHFINNLPRDLDKDKMAALDQAFGLTNSTNAELAFAWFMLAVGNGYDAIYPALDKHLTGIGRRKLIVRLYKSLVANGKRDWAYEVYQKARPGYHPLAQGTIDAIFAK; this is encoded by the coding sequence ATGAAACTTTCTGCCCTAACCTTTGGTCTTGCCTTAGCAGGCCTGTCACATACCGCGCTGAGTGCTCAGGCGGTGGACGAACACACCTATGCCAACCTCAACGACGTGATCAGTACACACCTTCACCTGGACCTGGATGTCGACTTTGCAGACAAACAGCTGGAAGGTTTTGTGGAACACACGCTGGAATGGCAAAACAAACAAGCCAGAACCCTGGTGCTGGATACCCGAGACCTTGAAATAGACAAGGTGATGTATCAGGGCAGCAACGGCAAATGGCATCCTGCCTCTTTCACCCTTGCTAAACGCGATGATGTGAAAGGCGCCAAACTGACTATCCGCTTTAAGCAACAAGCGAAAAAAGCGCGCATCTACTATAACAGCTTGCCACAGGCATCCGGTCTGCAATGGCTGACGCCAGAGCAAACCGCCAGTAAGTCACATCCTTTTATGTACAGCCAGTCTCAGGCTATCCACGCCCGCAGCTGGATCCCCGTCCAGGACACCCCAGCGATGCGCGTAACCTACTCTGCGCGTGTTAATACACCCAAAGATGTGCGTGCCGTCATGAGTGCCGACAACAGTGGCGCGTTAATCAAAGACGGCGACTATTGGTTTGATATGCCGCAGGCCATTCCGCCTTACCTTATCGCCATCGGCGCCGGTAACCTCGAATATAAAGAGATGTCGCACCAAACCGCCATCTTTGCTGAGCCACAGATCTTAGATGCCTCAGTTGCTGAGTTTAATGATACCCAGGCGATGATAGATAAAACCAACGCCATGTACGGCGAATATGCCTGGGGACGCTACGACTTACTGATGCTGCCGCCGAGCTTCCCGTTTGGTGGCATGGAAAACCCACGCTTATCCTTTATTACGCCTACCGTCGTTGCGGGTGACAAAAGCCTGGTTAACCTGATCGCTCACGAGCTGGCGCATTCCTGGTCGGGCAATCTGGTCACCAATGCCACCTGGGAAGACCTGTGGCTGAACGAAGGTTTTACCTCTTATGTCGAAAACCGCATTATGGAAGAAGTATTTGGTCGTGAGCGCGCGGTCATGGAGCAGGCACTGGATTCCGCCAGACTGCGGACCGTCGTTGAAGAGTTGCCGGCACCGGATACGCGCCTGAACCTGCGCCTCAATGGTCGCGATCCGGACGATGCATTCAGCACGGTTCCTTACACTAAAGGTCAACTGTTCCTGATCTACCTGGAAGAAAAGTTTGGCCGTAACGTGTTTGACGCCTTTGTGAAAGGCTACTTTGACGCCTACGCATTTAAATCGCTGACCACCGCCGAGTTTGTTCAATATATAGAGAAACACCTCATCAACAAACATCCTGGCATAGTCAGCATGGATAAGGTTAATGAGTGGATCCACCAACCGGGATTACCTGCTGATGCACCGAATCCGACCTCAGATGCATTTGATAAAGTCGATGCCGCTACAAAGGCCTGGTTAGCTGGCAACAGCACGCTTAGTGCCATTCCCACCGCCAGCTGGACGGTGCATGAGTGGCTGCACTTTATCAATAACCTGCCGCGCGACCTGGACAAGGACAAAATGGCCGCCCTGGATCAGGCGTTTGGTCTGACCAACTCAACCAATGCCGAATTGGCCTTTGCCTGGTTTATGCTAGCCGTTGGCAATGGCTATGACGCCATTTACCCTGCGCTTGATAAGCACCTGACCGGGATTGGCCGCCGTAAGCTCATCGTGCGCTTGTACAAGTCACTGGTTGCCAATGGCAAGCGCGACTGGGCTTATGAAGTGTATCAAAAAGCCCGCCCAGGCTATCACCCGTTAGCACAAGGCACCATAGATGCCATCTTTGCTAAATAA
- a CDS encoding DUF2057 domain-containing protein codes for MKKTRIFYFLLVSLLSGQALAAQLYFPEELLPLQVGQKEIEHSFFNKVRELSLAAGRHQLRLKYTDLYEVGYDDHEVIESKPFWVTVEVAEQGDYHVEFDRADTLKAAKQFAKQPQLWLKSPDGTRTPVKTLTEQLRIRSVPQASERLKTPVTKPGYADSLPVEPPVATQADKPALSDAVPAAPQAGKPDAAAMLEFWWQQASPAQRAAFLQKVQPQ; via the coding sequence ATGAAGAAAACACGCATTTTTTACTTTCTGCTGGTCAGTTTGCTCAGTGGGCAAGCGTTGGCGGCACAGTTATATTTTCCCGAAGAGTTGCTGCCGTTGCAGGTCGGGCAAAAGGAAATAGAGCACTCGTTTTTTAATAAAGTACGGGAGCTGTCGCTGGCAGCGGGCAGACACCAGCTGCGCCTTAAATATACGGATCTGTACGAGGTCGGGTACGACGACCACGAAGTGATTGAGTCAAAACCGTTTTGGGTGACCGTTGAGGTGGCTGAGCAGGGGGATTACCACGTGGAGTTTGATAGGGCCGATACACTCAAAGCCGCTAAGCAGTTTGCAAAGCAGCCACAGCTGTGGCTGAAATCGCCAGATGGGACACGCACGCCAGTCAAAACACTGACTGAACAACTGCGGATCCGCTCTGTACCGCAAGCGTCAGAAAGACTTAAAACCCCAGTGACTAAGCCAGGTTATGCCGACTCTTTACCTGTCGAGCCGCCTGTGGCGACTCAAGCTGATAAGCCAGCTTTGTCTGACGCTGTACCCGCAGCGCCTCAGGCAGGTAAGCCCGACGCAGCGGCGATGCTGGAGTTTTGGTGGCAGCAGGCGAGCCCAGCTCAGCGCGCGGCGTTTTTACAAAAAGTACAGCCTCAATGA